In Chanodichthys erythropterus isolate Z2021 chromosome 18, ASM2448905v1, whole genome shotgun sequence, the following are encoded in one genomic region:
- the clmna gene encoding calmin, producing the protein MAGHEWDDWFEREELIGQISDIRVQNLQVEREVVQKRTFTRWMNLHLEKCNPRMEVWDLFRDIQDGKILMALLEELSGCKLLHGFKPSSHRIFRLNNIAKVLTFLEERNVKLVSIDAADIADGNPSIVLGLIWNIILFFQIKELTGNIKSQFPSSSSLSSIPTSSDSDTSHSSTPSDERKPTIAQRGHGKAIKTLLQWVQRRTRKYGVAVQDFGKSWTSGLAFLAVIKSIDPSLVDMRRALLRTPRENIEEAFRTAHYSLGIPRLLEPEDVMLNPPDDQSIMTYVSQFLEHFPGIEEDETSDILERNKASARMKEPPVRNGVQRKRESYMVKRDLVQPPPKIFISSVSEDREQITSPVLSRTPEDRPWTSEGSSVGSSPSPANDKPLYHPLDLNKDVSTTSSPQPSFSDSAVNSPDSWSEVLSETTNSHRINEDPIIESSMAGTVEVTSDLGSPFSPESMPENHLEHELFIDEGNYSLGSMDSLHAKSTAPSEEDDTYKYILDLKEEKSANHSPSDNMRNESDAGCLEQTETNPLEHQEPVKSTSDGPLESDSGYFQDNKQAMPAQPEDEGPLTSTVDEEVSGNLESESFQDNVESSNTEAMQRNALELTDGPEEKPFMTEYDSEPECPVLQFERVSISGSEEDIKLCTDLTEEPTEEPGKNDLENGNSETNKDSSELHDGEQVGVLEIEVKNVLFDSLEEPISDQKQTEVEVPDEDQVCYMCGGPVAKSSAESSEQGDDCLSHLNSTERDCNSDSRLFSESEAGGNFEDNPREQSNELNGTVTDLENEPRESKGIHGDLLIIGKSNMESGSDGIRRPEFSHNTNGESQAQVSDNTEPGGAKDNRPVSVVDSHYGVLKSVTEAIVEPLSDATNHDGENDSTSTQRQHPEVSSFESSIVSETTCKNSEPIIGVRGYVERRPTELRLSLSMTPLQPAPPKRSLTESDTDTEDTSEDHSKGFKSRKDRAGSLHLQEQSPFDRHPGEWGAVEPDSPAEHCELVKTDEDLTSARENTGALREGVVTDASQPLTTIHSRRLVDTSESKGQNGNSLDCSKVDSTIINKSLESKTAVSPESTYDTTLSDLVYILLAAWLFVYCLLVLPQIDSRTLPKLLFNLDE; encoded by the exons TTGAGAGGGAGGTGGTGCAGAAAAGGACATTCACCAGATGGATGAATCTACATCTAGAGAAG TGCAACCCTCGTATGGAGGTATGGGATCTGTTTCGTGATATCCAAGATGGGAAGATTCTAATGGCTCTACTTGAAGAACTCTCAGGATGCAAACTG CTGCATGGGTTTAAGCCATCCTCACATCGTATTTTTAGGCTCAATAACATCGCCAAGGTATTGACATTTCTGGAAGAAAGAAAC GTGAAATTAGTCAGCATCGACGCAGCGGATATCGCAGATGGCAATCCATCCATAGTGCTTGGGCTTATCTGGAATATCATACTGTTTTTCCAG ATCAAGGAACTCACAGGGAACATTAAGAGCCAATTCCCCTCCTCCTCCAGCCTGTCCTCCATACCCACGAGCTCTGATTCAGACACTTCCCACTCCAGCACACCCTCAGATGAGAGAAAGCCCACCATTGCTCAAAGAGGTCATGGGAAGGCAATCAAGACCCTCTTGCAGTGGGTCCAGAGACGCACTAGAAA ATATGGAGTTGCTGTACAGGACTTTGGAAAGAGCTGGACAAGTGGTCTGGCTTTCCTTGCTGTGATAAAGTCCATTGACCCCAGTCTGGTGGATATGAGGAGGGCTCTGCTCCGAACGCCCAGAGAGAACATTGAGGAAGCGTTTAGAACAGCACACTACAGTCTTGGCATCCCAAGACTCCTAGAACCTGAAG ATGTGATGTTGAATCCCCCTGATGATCAGTCCATAATGACCTATGTGTCCCAGTTTTTAGAGCACTTTCCTGGAATTGAGGAG gatgaAACGTCAGATATTCTGGAAAGAAATAAAGCCAGTGCTCGTATGAAAGAACCTCCTGTTCGGAATGGAGTTCAGAGAAAACGGGAGTCTTATATGGTCAAGAGAGACTTGGTTCAGCCACCACCCAAGATCTTCATCTCCTCAGTGTCTGAAGATCGTGAGCAGATCACCTCTCCAGTCCTATCACGGACCCCTGAGGACAGACCATGGACCAGTGAAGGGTCATCTGTGGGTTCAAGTCCTAGTCCTGCAAATGACAAGCCCCTTTATCACCCTTTGGACTTAAACAAAGACGTGTCCACCACAAGCTCTCCGCAACCTTCGTTCTCGGATTCTGCTGTCAACTCGCCTGACTCATGGAGCGAAGTACTTAGCGAGACTACTAACTCTCACCGGATCAATGAGGATCCTATAATTGAGAGCAGTATGGCTGGTACTGTTGAAGTGACCTCAGATTTAGGGTCACCATTTTCTCCAGAGAGCATGCCAGAGAATCATTTGGAACATGAGCTTTTTATAGATGAGGGCAACTATTCCCTCGGCTCCATGGATAGTTTACATGCCAAATCCACTGCGCCATCTGAGGAGGATGATACTTACAAATACATCTTagatctgaaagaagaaaaatcTGCTAATCATTCGCCCAGTGACAACATGAGGAATGAATCAGATGCAGGATGTTTAGAACAAACCGAAACCAATCCTTTGGAACACCAGGAACCAGTCAAGTCAACTTCTGATGGTCCTTTGGAAAGTGACTCAGGATACTTTCAGGATAACAAGCAAGCCATGCCAGCTCAACCTGAGGATGAGGGTCCACTAACTTCCACCGTTGATGAAGAAGTGAGTGGAAATCTGGAATCTGAATCTTTTCAGGACAATGTAGAGTCTTCCAATACAGAAGCAATGCAGAGGAACGCTCTGGAATTAACAGATGGACCTGAGGAGAAGCCTTTTATGACTGAGTATGACAGTGAGCCCGAATGTCCAGTTTTGCAGTTTGAGAGGGTTTCTATATCAGGAAGTGAGGAGGATATTAAACTGTGCACTGATCTGACTGAAGAACCGACAGAGGAACCAGGCAAAAATGATCTTGAAAATGGTAATTCTGAAACCAACAAGGATAGCAGTGAACTCCATGATGGGGAACAAGTAGGTGTTTTGGAAATTGAGGTGAAGAATGTGTTATTTGACAGCCTGGAAGAACCTATCTCAGACCAGAAACAAACAGAAGTCGAGGTTCCTGATGAAGATCAGGTTTGTTATATGTGTGGAGGTCCAGTCGCGAAGAGCTCGGCTGAATCAAGCGAACAGGGTGACGATTGTCTGTCCCATTTAAACTCAACTGAGAGGGACTGTAATTCAGACTCAAGACTTTTCAGTGAATCAGAAGCAGGTGGAAACTTTGAGGACAATCCAAGGGAACAGAGCAATGAATTAAATGGAACTGTAACTGATCTCGAGAATGAGCCAAGAGAGAGTAAAGGCATTCATGGAGATCTGCTTATTATAGGTAAGAGCAACATGGAAAGTGGGTCAGACGGCATAAGGAGGCCCGAGTTTTCCCACAATACAAATGGTGAAAGCCAAGCTCAGGTTTCAGACAATACGGAGCCTGGAGGGGCCAAGGATAACAGGCCTGTATCAGTAGTGGACTCTCACTATGGTGTTCTGAAATCTGTCACTGAAGCCATTGTGGAGCCTCTTTCTGACGCCACCAACCACGATGGAGAAAATGACTCTACATCAACCCAGCGACAGCATCCAGAAGTTTCCAGCTTTGAGTCATCAATTGTATCTGAAACCACCTGTAAGAATTCAGAGCCCATTATTGGTGTCCGTGGGTACGTTGAAAGACGTCCTACGGAGCTACGTTTGTCTCTCAGCATGACTCCGCTTCAGCCGGCCCCACCTAAACGTTCACTTACTGAATCAGATACGGACACCGAAGACACTTCCGAGGACCACAGCAAGGGATTTAAGTCGAGAAAG GATAGAGCGGGATCTCTGCACCTCCAGGAGCAAAGCCCGTTTGACAGGCACCCAGGAGAATGGGGTGCTGTGGAGCCTGATTCACCAGCTGAGCATTGTGAGCTCGTTAAGACGGACGAGGACCTGACCAGTGCCAGAGAAAACACTGGGGCTCTGAG GGAAGGAGTGGTGACAGATGCAAGCCAACCTTTGACTACTATACACTCGAGAAGGCTCGTTGACACCAGTGAATCAAAG gGACAAAATGGGAATTCCTTAGACTGCAGCAAAGTGGACAGTACCATCATAAATAAAAG CTTGGAGAGCAAGACTGCTGTGAGTCCAGAAAGCACATATGACACAACCCTGTCCGACCTTGTCTACATCCTCTTGGCTGCTTGGCTCTTCGTGTACTGCCTTCTTGTCCTGCCTCAGATTGACTCAAGGACGCTTCCTAAACTCCTCTTCAACTTAGATGAATGA